The genomic stretch GCTATATTGTTAAAAGGAAAAAATTTTTAATAAAAACACAGTAAAAAATAGTTATGATTCTATAAAATCAATCGATATTATCATTATCAATAGTAAAGATAATGTTTCTATATTTTTTGATTAAATTATATCGAAAAAAATGAATTTAGTCTAAAATTATATTTTTTATTTACTAAAAATAACTATCAACTAAACAAGTTTTAAATTAATAAATAGGAGTAAAATTTTTATGTTATTAGGTACAAGTATTGTTACAGTTTCTGCCTTATTAGTTTATTTTGTAACGATTATTAATGTAGGAAGGGCAAGGTTTAAATATGGAGTAATACCTCCAGCTATGACAGGAGATCCTAATTTTGAAAGGGCATTAAGAGTACAACAAAATATGTTAGAACAACTAATATTATTCTTGCCGTTATTATGGATTTTTTCTTATTATGTCAGTGAATTGTGGGGGACAATTCTAGGAGTAATTTGGGTTTTTGGCAGAATATTATATGCTT from Geminocystis sp. NIES-3709 encodes the following:
- a CDS encoding MAPEG family protein, with amino-acid sequence MLLGTSIVTVSALLVYFVTIINVGRARFKYGVIPPAMTGDPNFERALRVQQNMLEQLILFLPLLWIFSYYVSELWGTILGVIWVFGRILYAWGYYQEAKKRAPGFAISILSGMSLFLGCLISLGILVYQQIQL